In Kordia antarctica, the following proteins share a genomic window:
- a CDS encoding sodium:solute symporter, which translates to MELLDWIVLIGTLAAIVGYGTWKTRGSKNSEDYIRGGSSSKWWTIGLSVMATQASAITFLSTTGQAFSDGMGFVQFYFGVPIAMVVICMVFIPLYHKLKVYTAYEFLENRFDLKTRSLTAILFLIQRGLAAGITIFAPAIILSVVLGWDLVMLNIIIGVMVIIYTVSGGTKAVSVTQKQQMFVIFAGMFAAFFITLNLIPEDIGFIKALDIAGASGKMNILDFSFDLENRYTIWTGLIGGSFLALAYFGTDQSQVQRYLSGKSVKEMRWGMMFNGLLKVPMQFFILLVGIMVFVFYQFEPAPLNFIDSSTEKVLASEYSDEYKTLQGKQTTLFDQKKTVSLKLAKSFNDVDKKNLLRLDSIEKTYRAESKYLIKRAIDGDYGKQYDKLSQELIALDANPESEAYKEKKAELKTWYKEAAKDSETNDRDYMFISFILKYLPNGLIGLLLAVILSAAMSSTASEINALATITSIDLYKRNRKTLPNADEAKDDEHYVKMTKLFTLGWGIVAIIIACFASLAENLIQLVNIIGSIFYGNVLGIFLLAFFFKYVKGNAVFRAALMTQIFIIYIWYIDIVPFLWLNLIGCVVVMILAFIIQSTQKKVA; encoded by the coding sequence ATGGAATTATTAGACTGGATTGTATTAATCGGAACTTTAGCCGCAATTGTTGGTTACGGAACTTGGAAAACGCGCGGAAGTAAAAACTCAGAAGATTACATTAGAGGCGGAAGTTCGTCCAAATGGTGGACCATTGGTTTGTCTGTTATGGCAACGCAAGCAAGTGCTATTACGTTCTTATCAACCACAGGACAGGCATTTAGCGACGGAATGGGATTTGTACAATTCTATTTTGGAGTTCCGATTGCAATGGTTGTCATTTGTATGGTTTTTATTCCATTGTATCACAAACTCAAAGTATATACAGCTTATGAATTTTTAGAGAATCGGTTTGATTTGAAAACTAGAAGTTTAACCGCAATTCTGTTCTTAATTCAACGTGGATTAGCGGCAGGAATTACCATTTTTGCACCTGCAATTATTTTATCAGTTGTGTTAGGTTGGGATTTGGTCATGCTAAATATTATTATCGGTGTGATGGTAATTATTTACACCGTTTCCGGTGGAACAAAAGCGGTTAGCGTTACGCAGAAGCAACAAATGTTTGTCATTTTTGCGGGAATGTTTGCTGCGTTTTTTATTACCTTAAACTTAATTCCAGAAGATATTGGTTTTATCAAAGCACTTGATATTGCTGGTGCGAGCGGAAAAATGAATATTCTTGATTTTTCGTTCGATTTAGAAAATAGATATACAATTTGGACAGGATTAATCGGTGGAAGTTTCTTGGCACTCGCCTACTTCGGAACCGATCAAAGTCAGGTACAACGCTATCTTTCGGGGAAATCTGTAAAGGAAATGCGTTGGGGAATGATGTTTAATGGATTGTTGAAAGTTCCGATGCAGTTTTTCATTTTATTAGTTGGAATTATGGTGTTTGTATTTTATCAATTTGAACCTGCGCCATTGAACTTTATTGATTCTTCCACAGAAAAAGTATTGGCTTCTGAATATAGTGATGAATACAAAACATTACAAGGCAAGCAAACTACGTTATTTGATCAGAAAAAAACGGTGAGTTTGAAATTGGCAAAATCATTTAATGATGTTGATAAGAAGAATTTATTACGATTAGATAGTATTGAAAAAACGTATCGTGCGGAATCAAAATATTTGATCAAACGTGCGATTGACGGTGATTATGGGAAGCAATATGATAAATTATCGCAGGAATTAATCGCGCTTGACGCAAATCCTGAAAGTGAAGCATATAAAGAGAAAAAAGCCGAACTAAAAACTTGGTATAAAGAAGCTGCTAAAGACAGCGAAACAAATGATCGTGATTATATGTTTATTTCGTTCATTTTGAAATACTTACCAAATGGTTTGATTGGATTATTATTAGCAGTAATTCTATCAGCCGCGATGTCTTCTACAGCTTCTGAAATTAACGCATTGGCAACAATTACGTCTATTGATTTGTACAAACGAAATAGAAAAACATTGCCAAATGCTGACGAAGCAAAAGATGACGAACATTATGTGAAAATGACAAAATTATTCACATTAGGTTGGGGAATTGTTGCCATTATTATTGCCTGTTTTGCCAGTTTGGCGGAAAATTTAATCCAATTGGTAAATATTATTGGTTCTATATTCTATGGAAATGTATTGGGAATTTTCTTGTTGGCATTCTTCTTCAAATATGTAAAAGGAAATGCTGTATTTAGAGCTGCATTAATGACGCAAATTTTTATAATTTACATTTGGTATATTGATATTGTACCATTTTTATGGTTAAACTTGATAGGCTGTGTTGTGGTCATGATTTTGGCGTTTATTATACAATCAACACAGAAAAAAGTAGCGTAG
- a CDS encoding leucine-rich repeat domain-containing protein, whose translation MKKLTKLLFAFACILFLQNCTDDDFNTGNITNPETEAEVLRDEQFKSENFGNATTGNFIGIVKNIDGNILINVRITIGNTVTITDRNGIFILNDVDVFENFAYIKAQKDGYIDGSRVVIPKMNGVNKINIVLLKKEITATVSSGQASQVSLQNNGKVDFSGNFINTDGSPYNGQVEVVLHYVAPNSITTYTEMPGSLLAQNEANEARNLETYAMLSVNLFSPSGESLNIDENSPATITFPIHNTQTSIAPETINLWYFDEEVGYWKEDGQAVKNGNSYVAEVTHFTWWNCDIPFSAVEFCFSLSETNNITQQTPYYTLIKRNTNDQLIFSGIVTANDGLECGLIPQNEDVTVTIYGLAGTCYGQLMHEQTFGGYTTDTTIDISFSTTNQVSTTTITGIANNCAGNPITNGYVFIDEANTFSITDGTINIGVQHCDNQIITLQIFDFDTSQWLLAHNIPLNEVDFNLGTITTCEDTGGIYNGNLTLSSQEDVDNFGQLGFSAIDGNVVIGVNFPETTDIVDLTSLHTLENIYGSFDIFYNENLQSLDGLNNITTIDGFFYISNNNALTSLDGLASLTSVGNLAISVNETLTSIVGLSNLVTIGNGITIAANNSLTSIEGLESITSLRNLEIDYNDLLTSIAVMQNLTSLDQLHIEGNNALTSLVGLEQITALDIVRIADNNALMNLNGLENLVYLDPNTASPQVYIGLKFNGANVPPASAPNSSLTDFCALQNLFINGNGNNSNVEIFIANNGYNPTIQNIIDGNCSQ comes from the coding sequence ATGAAAAAACTAACCAAACTACTATTTGCATTTGCGTGTATCTTATTTTTACAAAATTGTACTGATGATGATTTCAATACCGGAAACATTACAAATCCAGAAACAGAAGCTGAAGTATTAAGAGATGAACAATTCAAATCTGAAAATTTCGGAAATGCAACTACTGGAAACTTTATCGGTATCGTAAAAAATATTGATGGAAATATACTTATCAACGTACGAATTACGATTGGAAATACCGTTACAATTACAGATCGTAACGGTATTTTTATTTTGAATGATGTAGACGTTTTTGAAAATTTCGCGTATATCAAAGCTCAAAAAGATGGATATATTGACGGATCTAGAGTTGTAATTCCGAAAATGAATGGTGTAAACAAGATAAACATCGTTTTATTAAAAAAAGAAATTACAGCAACCGTAAGTTCTGGACAAGCTTCACAAGTATCTTTGCAAAATAATGGAAAAGTAGATTTTAGCGGTAATTTTATAAATACAGATGGAAGTCCTTATAATGGTCAAGTAGAAGTAGTTTTACATTATGTTGCTCCAAACTCAATAACTACATATACCGAAATGCCTGGTAGTTTGTTAGCTCAAAATGAAGCAAACGAAGCGAGAAACCTAGAAACCTACGCAATGTTGTCTGTGAATTTATTTTCACCTTCTGGCGAATCTTTAAATATAGATGAAAATAGTCCTGCAACAATTACATTTCCAATACACAATACTCAAACAAGTATAGCTCCTGAAACTATCAACTTATGGTATTTTGATGAAGAAGTCGGATACTGGAAAGAAGACGGACAAGCTGTGAAAAATGGCAACTCATATGTTGCTGAAGTAACACATTTTACGTGGTGGAATTGTGATATTCCTTTTAGCGCTGTTGAATTTTGCTTTTCTTTATCAGAAACAAACAATATTACTCAGCAAACTCCTTATTATACATTAATCAAAAGAAACACAAATGATCAATTAATCTTTTCTGGAATTGTAACAGCTAACGATGGGTTAGAATGTGGATTAATTCCTCAAAATGAAGACGTAACAGTGACTATTTATGGACTTGCTGGGACATGTTATGGGCAATTAATGCACGAGCAAACTTTTGGTGGATATACTACAGATACAACTATAGATATTTCGTTTTCTACTACAAATCAAGTTTCAACAACAACAATTACTGGAATAGCTAATAATTGTGCTGGAAATCCCATCACAAATGGTTATGTTTTTATTGATGAAGCAAATACATTTAGTATTACAGATGGAACTATAAATATTGGTGTTCAGCATTGTGATAATCAAATCATAACGCTTCAAATATTTGATTTTGATACTAGTCAATGGTTACTTGCTCACAATATTCCACTGAATGAAGTAGATTTTAATTTAGGTACAATTACTACTTGCGAAGATACTGGTGGTATTTACAATGGCAATCTTACTTTGTCGAGTCAAGAAGATGTGGATAACTTTGGGCAGTTAGGCTTCTCAGCTATCGATGGTAATGTTGTAATAGGTGTAAATTTTCCCGAAACTACCGATATTGTAGATTTGACATCTTTACACACCTTAGAAAATATTTACGGAAGCTTTGATATATTTTATAATGAAAATTTACAAAGTTTAGATGGCTTAAATAATATAACAACCATAGATGGATTTTTTTATATTTCAAATAATAATGCATTAACTTCTTTAGATGGTTTGGCAAGCTTAACAAGTGTTGGCAATTTAGCTATAAGTGTTAATGAAACATTAACATCCATTGTTGGTCTCAGTAATTTAGTTACTATTGGAAATGGAATAACAATTGCTGCAAATAATTCTTTAACATCAATTGAAGGTTTAGAAAGTATTACTAGTTTGAGGAATTTAGAAATTGATTATAATGATCTATTAACTTCTATTGCGGTTATGCAGAACCTAACATCTTTAGATCAATTGCATATAGAAGGCAACAATGCACTGACAAGCTTAGTTGGGCTAGAACAAATCACAGCGTTAGATATTGTAAGAATAGCAGATAATAACGCGTTAATGAATCTTAATGGACTAGAAAACCTTGTATATCTAGATCCTAACACAGCTTCACCCCAAGTGTATATAGGATTAAAATTTAATGGAGCTAATGTTCCACCTGCGTCAGCTCCAAATTCAAGCTTAACAGATTTTTGTGCATTACAAAATCTATTTATAAATGGTAATGGCAACAATTCTAATGTAGAAATATTTATTGCAAATAATGGCTACAATCCTACAATACAAAATATTATTGACGGAAATTGTAGTCAATAA
- a CDS encoding vanadium-dependent haloperoxidase — translation MKIFFRSLFLLAITVFVLNSCTNEQVDTNIQPTSTTITDETTQVILDWNKLWCELDRYALGMRPNASSRALAYIHLAAYEVCVADMVGYNSNKERYAELDIDFTQRETNVNPAIALNACYATAMDHFMYNVRPDIDSKIGILRQEKDAELAQGISNDVVLNSQDWGNYIAARIIAYSQTDTEAETQILSPQPTSYEPAVGIGYWTYSDDAERALFPYWSSVRTFVISSAETSTVIPSLTYNEDASSDFYTAMNEVYVSSETARTTDNDDLWVAEFWSNDVEGLMMSPPGRQLSIANQLIKQYDVDHESALVLLLKLGFSLNDAAVSTWADKYEYMVMRPSVYIEEFIDPNFQTNLYPYISWPNPSFPSYPSGHSTFASAAAGIFIHHFGNNIDFIDRSHEGRTEFRGAPRAFTTFTDLASENGFSRVPLGVHLRMDCTEGLRLGYEISDAVNNFDLSL, via the coding sequence ATGAAAATATTTTTCCGCAGTTTATTTTTATTAGCAATTACCGTATTTGTGTTAAATTCTTGTACTAATGAACAAGTTGATACAAACATACAGCCAACCTCCACAACTATTACAGATGAAACAACACAAGTTATTTTGGATTGGAATAAGCTATGGTGCGAATTAGATCGATACGCTTTAGGCATGCGCCCAAATGCTTCTTCGAGGGCGTTGGCGTACATTCACTTAGCGGCGTATGAAGTTTGTGTAGCTGATATGGTTGGTTATAACTCTAACAAAGAGAGATATGCTGAACTTGATATAGATTTTACACAACGTGAAACAAATGTGAATCCAGCTATTGCTTTAAATGCTTGTTATGCAACAGCAATGGATCATTTTATGTACAACGTACGACCAGATATTGATAGTAAAATAGGCATATTACGTCAAGAAAAAGATGCTGAACTTGCGCAAGGAATAAGCAATGATGTTGTGTTGAATTCACAAGATTGGGGAAATTATATTGCAGCACGAATTATAGCATATAGTCAAACAGATACGGAAGCGGAAACACAAATTTTGAGTCCGCAACCAACTTCGTATGAACCAGCAGTTGGTATCGGATATTGGACATATAGTGACGATGCAGAAAGAGCATTATTTCCGTATTGGAGTTCTGTACGTACGTTTGTGATTTCTTCCGCAGAAACTTCAACAGTTATACCATCTTTAACGTATAATGAAGATGCTTCAAGCGATTTTTATACAGCAATGAATGAAGTTTACGTATCTAGTGAAACGGCTAGAACAACTGATAATGACGATTTATGGGTTGCTGAATTTTGGTCAAATGATGTAGAAGGTTTGATGATGAGTCCGCCAGGAAGACAGCTTTCTATTGCAAATCAACTCATAAAACAATACGATGTAGATCATGAAAGTGCGTTGGTTTTATTGTTAAAATTAGGCTTTTCGCTGAATGATGCGGCGGTTTCTACTTGGGCAGATAAGTATGAATATATGGTTATGCGACCGAGTGTTTACATTGAAGAGTTTATTGATCCAAACTTCCAAACAAACTTATATCCGTATATTTCTTGGCCAAATCCATCTTTTCCAAGTTATCCATCCGGACATTCTACATTTGCATCTGCGGCGGCAGGAATATTTATTCATCATTTTGGAAATAATATTGACTTTATTGATCGTTCTCACGAAGGCAGAACTGAATTTAGAGGTGCGCCAAGAGCATTTACTACATTTACAGACTTGGCAAGCGAAAACGGTTTTTCGCGAGTTCCATTAGGCGTTCATTTACGAATGGATTGCACGGAAGGTTTGCGCTTGGGTTATGAAATTTCAGATGCGGTTAATAACTTTGATTTGTCACTTTAA
- a CDS encoding DUF2911 domain-containing protein, whose product MKKLLLTCFLAAGISVQAQIETPQPSPSAKVEQTVGLTNVTLEYSRPAMRGRKIFGGLVPYGQLWRTGANANTKITFSDDVTIGETSVKAGTYAIFTKPTAQTWEVIIYSDASNSGTPQEWDDTKVAAKVVAPVNMMPYKTESFTIAIDNLSSGGADLTFSWDKTYVVVPFAVPTGRKTLASIDKVMAGPQAGDYFSAAKYFLDEGKDMDKAKMWIDKAVDMTKDSPRFWYLRLQSLVYAKMGNKVEAVKIAKESMALAEKAGNKDYVKMNKDSIKEWSM is encoded by the coding sequence ATGAAAAAATTACTTTTAACATGTTTCTTAGCTGCGGGAATCAGTGTTCAAGCACAAATAGAGACTCCACAACCTAGTCCAAGTGCCAAGGTAGAACAAACTGTTGGATTAACAAATGTTACACTTGAGTACTCAAGACCAGCAATGAGAGGAAGAAAAATATTTGGAGGTTTAGTTCCTTACGGACAATTATGGAGAACTGGAGCAAACGCAAATACAAAAATTACTTTTAGTGACGATGTTACTATTGGAGAAACTTCTGTAAAAGCAGGAACATATGCTATTTTTACAAAACCAACTGCACAAACGTGGGAAGTTATTATTTATAGCGATGCTTCAAATTCGGGAACTCCACAAGAATGGGATGATACGAAAGTAGCAGCAAAAGTTGTTGCGCCTGTAAATATGATGCCTTATAAAACAGAATCATTTACAATTGCAATTGATAATCTTTCTAGTGGTGGAGCAGATTTAACTTTTAGCTGGGACAAAACGTATGTAGTTGTTCCGTTTGCAGTTCCAACAGGTAGAAAAACATTAGCAAGTATTGATAAAGTGATGGCTGGCCCACAGGCTGGAGATTATTTTTCTGCTGCTAAGTATTTCTTAGATGAAGGAAAAGATATGGATAAAGCTAAAATGTGGATTGACAAGGCTGTTGACATGACAAAAGATAGTCCAAGATTTTGGTATTTAAGACTACAATCTTTAGTGTACGCTAAGATGGGCAATAAAGTAGAAGCTGTTAAGATTGCAAAAGAATCAATGGCATTAGCTGAAAAAGCTGGAAACAAAGATTACGTAAAAATGAATAAGGATTCGATTAAAGAATGGTCGATGTAA
- a CDS encoding MIP/aquaporin family protein, whose amino-acid sequence MKNYIAEFLGTFAMVFCGTAAMVVNDITGVITHPGVAITWGLIVMGMIYAFAEISGAHFNPAVTIAFTYAKKFPLKEVPKYILAQCLGAICASLLVYMFWPESETLGATIPTIVAWKAFILEFLLTFFLMVVIINVSTGSKETGTMAGMAIGGIVLLEAMFAGPITKASMNPARSFGPALVSGNFTDLWLYILAPILGAIVAVISCKLVKDDNCCESEC is encoded by the coding sequence ATGAAAAACTATATTGCGGAATTTCTAGGAACATTTGCTATGGTATTTTGCGGAACCGCTGCAATGGTTGTAAACGATATTACTGGTGTGATAACGCATCCTGGCGTAGCAATTACTTGGGGATTAATTGTCATGGGAATGATTTACGCTTTCGCTGAAATATCTGGTGCGCACTTTAATCCTGCGGTAACAATCGCATTTACATACGCTAAAAAATTTCCCCTAAAGGAAGTTCCAAAATACATTTTAGCGCAATGTTTAGGTGCAATTTGTGCAAGTTTACTCGTTTATATGTTTTGGCCCGAAAGCGAAACACTTGGCGCAACCATTCCGACAATTGTTGCTTGGAAAGCGTTTATTCTTGAATTTCTATTAACATTTTTCTTAATGGTTGTCATTATAAATGTTTCCACAGGAAGCAAAGAAACTGGCACAATGGCTGGAATGGCTATTGGCGGAATTGTATTGTTGGAAGCTATGTTTGCAGGTCCAATAACAAAAGCGTCTATGAATCCTGCGCGATCATTTGGTCCAGCATTAGTCTCTGGAAACTTTACCGATTTGTGGTTGTACATTTTAGCGCCAATCTTAGGTGCTATTGTCGCAGTAATTAGTTGCAAACTGGTAAAAGATGATAACTGCTGTGAATCTGAATGTTAG
- a CDS encoding TetR family transcriptional regulator C-terminal domain-containing protein: MAKKKNITAHFIISAYMDYVLEHGEQPKNVYAFAKDNNFDEAKFYTFFSSFKVLEENIFTTFGTNTIELLAKSEEFETFDARNKLLSFYFTFFEQLTANRSYVVHSLTADKKPLQSLKLLKELKHVFTAFVKSLDIKTLDLNQEKLERIQNKAIEGSAWMQFLFTMKFWLEDTSPSFEKTDQYIEKSVNASFDLIDYTPLKSIVDFGKFLFKEKLDIR, encoded by the coding sequence ATGGCAAAGAAAAAAAATATAACAGCACACTTCATCATCTCCGCTTACATGGACTATGTATTGGAACACGGAGAACAACCTAAAAATGTATACGCTTTCGCGAAAGATAACAATTTTGACGAAGCTAAATTCTACACGTTCTTTAGTTCATTTAAAGTATTAGAAGAAAATATTTTTACAACTTTTGGTACAAATACAATTGAATTATTAGCAAAAAGTGAAGAATTTGAAACATTCGATGCGCGCAACAAGCTACTAAGTTTCTACTTTACCTTCTTTGAGCAACTAACTGCCAATAGAAGTTATGTAGTTCACAGCTTGACAGCCGATAAAAAACCATTACAGTCGTTAAAACTATTGAAAGAACTCAAACATGTATTTACAGCTTTTGTGAAGAGTTTAGATATAAAAACGCTCGATCTCAATCAAGAAAAGCTAGAACGCATTCAAAACAAAGCGATTGAAGGATCAGCTTGGATGCAATTTCTATTTACGATGAAATTTTGGTTAGAAGACACATCTCCAAGCTTTGAAAAAACAGATCAATACATTGAAAAATCTGTAAATGCAAGCTTCGACCTTATAGATTACACGCCGCTCAAAAGCATTGTAGATTTTGGGAAATTTTTATTTAAAGAAAAACTAGATATTCGATAG
- a CDS encoding ABC1 kinase family protein gives MKTIDKIPITKIQRATKLVTTGAKVGVNYLKYYGDKLINSEEKAKERLNESNAEDIYDGLKSLKGSALKVAQMLSMEKNILPRAYVEKFSLSQFSVPPLSPPLVIKTFKKYFGKSPSEIFDKFNSTSMNAASIGQVHVAEKDGKKLAVKIQYPGVAQSISSDLALVKPIAMRMFNITGKGSDRYFREVEEKLIEETNYLLEIEQSKAVSEACKHLPNILFPTYYDSLSSERIITMDWMTGEHLSEFTAKNTDQEKSNLLGQTLWDFYMFQIHIFRKVHADPHPGNFLVSEDDKLIALDFGCMKAIPEDFYTPYFELANKNTLDNPDLFTKKLYELEILREDDSKEEIVFFTEMFHELLGLFTTPFNVEVFDFSDEEFFGRIAAIGERFAKDTKLRSMNGNRGSKHFIYMNRTFFGLYNLLHDLKAKDIKINNYKTFNDNNHAR, from the coding sequence ATGAAAACAATTGACAAAATTCCAATTACCAAAATTCAGCGCGCTACTAAATTAGTAACGACTGGCGCAAAAGTTGGCGTCAACTATTTAAAATATTATGGTGACAAACTCATCAATTCTGAAGAAAAAGCAAAAGAACGACTCAATGAGTCCAATGCTGAAGATATTTATGACGGTTTAAAAAGCTTAAAAGGAAGTGCATTAAAAGTTGCACAAATGCTAAGCATGGAAAAGAACATTTTACCACGTGCATATGTGGAAAAATTTTCACTATCACAATTTTCTGTTCCGCCATTATCGCCACCTTTAGTTATCAAAACATTCAAAAAATATTTTGGCAAATCACCAAGTGAGATTTTTGACAAATTCAATTCCACTTCAATGAACGCCGCTAGCATAGGTCAAGTACATGTTGCCGAAAAAGACGGGAAGAAACTTGCTGTGAAAATCCAATATCCGGGAGTTGCCCAAAGCATCTCCTCAGATTTGGCACTTGTAAAACCTATTGCCATGCGAATGTTTAACATTACTGGAAAAGGCTCTGATAGATATTTCAGAGAAGTTGAAGAAAAACTCATTGAAGAAACCAATTACTTACTCGAAATTGAGCAAAGTAAAGCAGTTTCTGAAGCGTGTAAACATTTGCCAAACATTTTATTTCCAACGTATTATGATTCGCTTTCGTCGGAGCGAATCATAACGATGGATTGGATGACAGGCGAACATCTTTCTGAATTTACAGCAAAAAATACCGATCAAGAAAAGTCCAATTTATTAGGACAAACACTTTGGGATTTCTATATGTTTCAAATTCATATATTTCGTAAAGTTCATGCAGATCCGCATCCTGGAAACTTCTTAGTTTCTGAAGATGATAAATTAATTGCACTCGATTTTGGTTGTATGAAAGCAATTCCAGAAGATTTTTACACACCATATTTTGAATTGGCGAATAAAAATACGCTGGACAATCCTGACCTTTTTACGAAAAAATTATACGAACTAGAAATTCTTCGCGAAGATGATTCGAAAGAAGAAATCGTATTTTTCACAGAGATGTTTCACGAGTTACTAGGTTTATTTACTACACCTTTTAATGTGGAAGTTTTTGATTTTTCTGATGAAGAATTTTTTGGTAGAATTGCAGCTATCGGAGAACGTTTCGCAAAAGACACAAAATTGCGCAGCATGAACGGAAATAGAGGTTCCAAACACTTTATTTACATGAATAGAACATTTTTTGGATTGTATAATTTATTGCACGATTTGAAAGCGAAAGACATCAAAATTAATAATTATAAAACTTTTAATGACAACAATCACGCGCGATGA
- a CDS encoding flavin reductase family protein, which yields MTTITRDDIDAMEKLYRINLINSCSGYKSANLIGTKSKKGETNVAVFSSVTHLGSNPPLLGFITRPDVVPRNTYENIKETGVFTINHIHQSITKDAHHTSAKYPKEISEFDQTDLKTEYKNDFFAPYVKGCRVQIGMQYVNEYKIEENGTILIIAKIEHLHVNDEILEEDGFINLAKAETATINGLDGYAVPKQHIRYPYQRPKKL from the coding sequence ATGACAACAATCACGCGCGATGATATTGATGCAATGGAAAAACTGTATCGCATCAACTTAATAAATAGTTGTTCGGGTTACAAATCTGCCAATTTAATTGGAACAAAATCTAAAAAAGGCGAAACAAACGTTGCCGTTTTTAGTTCTGTAACGCATTTAGGATCAAATCCGCCATTGCTCGGTTTCATCACGCGTCCAGATGTTGTTCCTAGAAATACGTACGAAAACATCAAAGAAACAGGCGTTTTTACCATAAATCATATTCATCAAAGCATTACAAAAGATGCGCATCATACGTCTGCGAAATATCCAAAAGAAATTTCAGAATTTGATCAAACAGATTTAAAAACAGAATACAAAAATGATTTTTTTGCGCCGTATGTAAAAGGCTGTCGCGTGCAAATTGGAATGCAATACGTAAACGAATACAAAATTGAAGAAAATGGAACTATTCTAATTATTGCAAAAATTGAACATTTACATGTAAATGATGAAATACTAGAAGAAGACGGTTTTATAAATCTTGCAAAAGCAGAAACTGCTACTATAAACGGACTTGATGGCTACGCGGTTCCAAAACAACATATTCGCTATCCGTATCAACGTCCAAAAAAATTATAA